The following proteins come from a genomic window of Coregonus clupeaformis isolate EN_2021a chromosome 2, ASM2061545v1, whole genome shotgun sequence:
- the LOC121535032 gene encoding ETS-related transcription factor Elf-1-like, translating to MATVVQPNELVFEFASNGMDEINQLDDPSVFPAVIVEQVPAADLMQVYSGMESDEVANGIMVDTTLHVVEEPIMVGDVGLSETTMSGTDDSMETNEAAAALLNMESPNNILDEKRMIHTYGTMLESDYTYIPLRPEPSGCMDVSLDEETSSMDEIPQKSVSKPQRKSKVRKPRAVRPCSPITTPSLPLKKKSKEGKGNTIYLWEFLLALLQDKNTCPKYIKWTQREKGIFKLVDSKAVSKLWGKHKNKPDMNYETMGRALRYYYQRGILAKVEGQRLVYQFKEMPPDLVVIEEDTCPELSPGYGGHRPSHHGRGMGGRGGPRGGHGKNPAHGHHPILVKQVKREPIDMDGGLYPELNGKHAEQMIQTVHVLQPNQGAAVPASSHTVRNINMATSVPMVLTSSGQLQPLLSNCDSSLSSPPRVILHTVPSTTTGGKDVLTIQTASLATGAGSLQDHHHQHQHPQFMVTSLGSTTTNTGVISSTTASLNGLPRLVTLNAATGQPMVAQQPGSVITTVLKSSSGGELLHGLHGIKEEMLDSYYLQSLVNGDPSFGMEAGEAELTYRTVIIGTNQSLGQSQGETGSESPVNGHFAQGSSPSEGLTPVEELEVRGEMALQPEHMLGVKGLQELPEITVHLPASFIQIKTEPTEA from the exons ATGGCGACCGTGGTGCAGCCCAATGAGCTAGTGTTTGAGTTTGCCAGCAATGGAATGGATGAGATCAATCAG cTGGATGACCCGTCCGTGTTTCCAGCTGTCATTGTAGAGCAGGTGCCCGCCGCTGACCTGATGCAGGTCTACTCAGGCATGGAGTCGGACGAGGTGGCCAACGGCATCATGGTGGACACCACTCTACACGTGGTGGAGGAGCCTATTATGGTTGGAGACGTGGGCCTctcag AAACGACGATGTCAGGCACAGATGACAGCATGGAGACCAACGAGGCTGCGGCAGCCCTTCTCAATATGGAGTCACCAAACAATATCCTGGACGAGAAGCGCATGA TTCACACCTATGGGACCATGTTGGAGTCTGACTACACATACATCCCTCTGCGGCCGGAGCCCAGTGGCTGCATGGATGTATCGCTGGACGAGGAAACATCCTCCATGGACGAGATCCCTCAGAAGAGCGTGTCCAAACCACAGAGGAAAAGTAAAG TGCGCAAGCCGCGGGCGGTGCGTCCATGCTCCCCCATCACCACTCCCAGCCTGCCACTCAAGAAGAAGAGCAAAGAGGGCAAAG GGAACACCATCTACCTATGGGAGTTCCTCCTGGCCCTGTTGCAGGACAAGAACACATGTCCCAAGTACATCAAGTGGACGCAGAGGGAGAAGGGCATCTTTAAGCTGGTGGACTCCAAGGCTGTGTCCAAACTGTGGGGCAAGCACAAGAACAAACCTGACATGAACTATGAAACTATGGGCAGAGCACTCAG gTATTACTACCAGCGCGGTATCCTGGCTAAGGTGGAGGGCCAGCGGCTAGTCTACCAGTTTAAAGAGATGCCTCCTGACCTAGTGGTGATTGAAGAGGACACATGCCCCGAACTCAGCCCTGGCTATGGGGGTCACCGCCCCAGCCACCACGGCCGGGGAATGGGGGGCCGTGGAGGCCCCAGAGGGGGTCACGGTAAAAACCCTGCTCATGGGCACCATCCTATATTGGTAAAACAAGTGAAGAGAGAGCCTATTGATATGGATGGAGGGCTGTACCCTGAGCTCAATGGTAAACATGCAGAACAGATGATCCAGACGGTCCACGTGCTGCAGCCCAACCAGGGGGCGGCTGTGCCGGCCTCCTCGCACACTGTGAG gAACATCAACATGGCTACCTCCGTCCCCATGGTCCTGACGTCGTCCGGCCAGTTGCAGCCCCTCCTGTCCAACTGCGACTCCAGCCTCTCCTCCCCGCCCAGGGTCATCCTCCACACTGTCCCCTCCACCACCACGGGGGGCAAGGATGTCCTCACCATCCAGACAGCCTCCTTGGCCACCGGGGCGGGCAGCCTCCAGGACCACCACCATCAGCACCAGCACCCCCAATTTATGGTCACCAGCCTGGGCTCCACCACTACCAATACGGGGGTCATCAGCTCCACCACAGCCTCCCTCAACGGCCTCCCCCGCCTAGTCACCCTCAATGCGGCCACTGGTCAACCCATGGTGGCCCAGCAACCAGGATCAGTCATCACCACCGTGCTCAAGTCCTCCAGCGGTGGCGAGCTCCTCCATGGCCTGCACGGCATCAAGGAGGAGATGCTGGACTCCTACTACCTACAGTCATTGGTTAATGGAGACCCTTCCTTTGGGATGGAGGCAGGGGAAGCAGAGCTCACCTACAGGACTGTGATCATTGGGACGAACCAAAGCCTTGGACAGAGCCAGGGGGAGACTGGCAGCGAGTCCCCAGTGAACGGACACTTTGCCCAGGGAAGCAGCCCCAGCGAGGGCCTTACCCCTGTGGAGGAGCTGGAGGTACGTGGGGAGATGGCCCTGCAGCCAGAGCACATGCTGGGGGTCAAGGGGCTCCAGGAGCTGCCGGAGATCACTGTCCACCTCCCGGCCTCCTTCATCCAGATCAAGACAGAGCCCACAGAGGCCTAG